From the Chloroflexus aurantiacus J-10-fl genome, one window contains:
- a CDS encoding NADH-quinone oxidoreductase subunit D, which yields MLQTQELQVNIGPQHPSTHGVFRMLVTVDGETVVDLKPVFGYLHRNHEQIAEANSYLQNMPYTDRLDYFNSMANNHAYAMAVERLAGIEVPERAEYIRVLMVELTRILNHASAVGFMINDMGAWQTPLAFGMREREKILDLFEMASGARLMCNYFRFGGVVRDLPPEFIPNLRELLIALPAYIDELERLLRDNEILLQRAIGIGILPREVALSYGVTGPVLRGSGIPYDVRKAEPYSVYDRFDFDIPVGKVGDVYDRFLVRIEEMRQSKRIIEQVLEQLPDAKGGHINPKARQNVRPPVGDAYARIESPKGELGFYLVSDGSGKPYRYKVRAPSFINLTPLADMCRGYKVADIVVILGSIDIVMGEVDR from the coding sequence ATGCTCCAAACGCAAGAGCTGCAAGTCAATATTGGGCCACAACATCCATCAACTCACGGTGTCTTCCGCATGCTGGTGACGGTTGATGGTGAGACGGTGGTTGATCTTAAGCCGGTGTTCGGGTATCTGCACCGCAATCACGAGCAGATTGCCGAAGCGAATTCGTATCTGCAAAATATGCCCTATACCGACCGGCTCGACTATTTTAATTCGATGGCCAACAATCACGCCTATGCGATGGCGGTCGAGCGATTGGCCGGGATTGAGGTGCCTGAACGGGCAGAGTACATCCGGGTGCTGATGGTCGAGCTAACCCGTATCCTCAATCACGCGAGTGCGGTTGGTTTCATGATCAACGATATGGGGGCCTGGCAGACGCCGCTGGCATTCGGGATGCGCGAGCGAGAGAAGATTCTCGATCTGTTCGAGATGGCAAGCGGTGCCCGTTTGATGTGCAACTATTTTCGCTTCGGCGGTGTGGTGCGCGATCTGCCCCCTGAATTCATTCCCAATTTGCGCGAGTTGTTGATCGCACTGCCGGCCTATATTGATGAGCTAGAGCGGTTATTACGCGATAATGAGATTCTGTTACAACGGGCAATCGGCATCGGTATCCTGCCCCGTGAAGTCGCGCTCTCGTATGGCGTGACCGGCCCGGTGTTGCGCGGTTCGGGCATTCCCTACGATGTACGCAAAGCCGAACCGTACAGTGTTTACGACCGCTTCGATTTCGATATTCCCGTCGGTAAAGTAGGTGATGTTTATGACCGTTTTCTGGTACGCATTGAAGAGATGCGCCAGAGTAAACGGATCATTGAACAGGTGCTTGAGCAGTTGCCAGATGCGAAGGGCGGGCACATCAACCCCAAGGCCCGCCAGAATGTCCGGCCACCGGTCGGTGATGCGTATGCCCGCATTGAGTCGCCAAAAGGCGAATTGGGCTTCTACCTGGTCAGCGACGGGAGTGGAAAACCGTACCGTTACAAAGTGCGAGCACCGTCGTTTATCAACCTGACGCCCCTGGCCGATATGTGTCGTGGGTACAAGGTGGCCGATATTGTGGTCATTCTCGGCAGCATCGACATCGTGATGGGAGAGGTGGATCGATGA
- a CDS encoding NADH-quinone oxidoreductase subunit C — protein sequence MPELTPTDLRTRLATALPDALIEVEPLAITPPPAHGPQPGLFHPPDPFIHPDHLVAAALFVRDTLGYAFLSDIAVVDYLHAGCFELVYRFYHPAGGPGIVLRVRVPRDAPSVPSLTPHWPAANFHEREAFDLFGIEFVGHPYLRRIYMWDEFEGFPMRKDFPRQGDKYLGSDE from the coding sequence ATGCCTGAACTGACACCAACCGATCTGCGGACACGACTGGCCACGGCGCTGCCGGATGCCCTGATCGAGGTGGAACCCCTGGCGATCACGCCACCACCTGCTCACGGCCCCCAACCCGGTCTGTTTCATCCACCCGATCCGTTTATTCACCCCGATCATCTCGTTGCGGCAGCCCTTTTTGTGCGCGATACGCTCGGTTATGCCTTTCTGTCCGATATTGCCGTGGTCGATTACCTTCACGCCGGCTGTTTTGAATTAGTCTATCGGTTCTACCATCCGGCAGGCGGTCCGGGTATTGTGTTACGGGTACGGGTACCACGGGATGCGCCTTCCGTGCCATCACTCACGCCACACTGGCCGGCAGCTAACTTTCATGAGCGTGAGGCGTTCGATCTGTTTGGCATCGAATTTGTCGGCCATCCATACCTGCGGCGCATCTATATGTGGGACGAGTTTGAAGGTTTTCCCATGCGCAAAGATTTTCCTCGACAGGGAGACAAATATCTGGGTAGCGACGAATAG
- a CDS encoding NADH-quinone oxidoreductase subunit B gives MAEIDPTQLELERQGILLTTVNRFYNWGRRSSIWPMAFGLACCAIEMMAFGLSRYDVARFGAELFRASPRQADLMIVAGTVTKKMAPQVVRLYNQMAEPRYVISMGACATSGGPFRDGYNVLRGIDLLIPVDVYVPGCPPRPEALLHALMTLQEQIDRQKLGRVRWYGSGDKPQTGDFPVPTFGAKGLEIDGKLVDPVGGLPLLSPYTSPSHGEHRSGQIEHPEVVRQFPIMDPEVELENALKARGIAPEIAADDLKRSVVNDA, from the coding sequence ATGGCTGAGATTGATCCAACCCAGCTCGAACTCGAACGCCAGGGTATCTTGTTGACGACGGTGAACCGGTTTTATAACTGGGGTCGTCGTTCGTCGATCTGGCCTATGGCGTTTGGGCTGGCGTGTTGTGCAATTGAGATGATGGCGTTCGGGTTGAGTCGCTATGACGTTGCCCGGTTTGGCGCCGAGCTGTTTCGGGCGTCGCCGCGGCAGGCCGATCTGATGATCGTCGCCGGCACGGTGACGAAGAAGATGGCCCCCCAGGTGGTGCGGCTCTATAATCAGATGGCCGAGCCGCGGTATGTGATCTCGATGGGGGCCTGCGCAACATCCGGTGGCCCCTTCCGTGATGGGTACAATGTTCTGCGTGGTATCGACCTGTTGATTCCAGTTGATGTGTATGTACCCGGCTGCCCCCCACGCCCTGAAGCACTCCTGCACGCTCTGATGACGTTGCAAGAGCAGATTGACCGGCAGAAGCTTGGGCGAGTGCGCTGGTACGGGAGTGGCGATAAGCCGCAGACGGGCGACTTTCCGGTACCAACTTTTGGGGCGAAGGGATTGGAAATCGACGGCAAGCTGGTCGATCCGGTTGGTGGGTTGCCGTTGCTCAGCCCATATACATCGCCGAGCCATGGCGAGCACCGTTCGGGGCAGATCGAGCATCCTGAAGTGGTACGCCAGTTCCCAATCATGGATCCCGAAGTAGAGCTTGAGAATGCGCTCAAGGCGCGTGGGATCGCTCCTGAGATCGCAGCCGACGACTTGAAACGGAGTGTGGTGAACGATGCCTGA
- a CDS encoding NADH-quinone oxidoreductase subunit A — protein sequence MLANYALIGIFLVAAISFPLIPLVLAFFLRPKRPTPLKTSTYECGLEAIGDVHVQFKVQYYLYALAFVIFDIEVIFLYPWAVAFNAVGLYGLIAATIFLLMLFAGLLYEWRKGALEWV from the coding sequence ATGCTGGCCAATTATGCGTTGATAGGCATCTTCCTTGTTGCTGCAATCAGCTTTCCGTTGATCCCGTTGGTTTTAGCCTTCTTTCTGCGTCCCAAGCGGCCCACACCGCTCAAGACCAGTACGTATGAGTGTGGTCTGGAAGCGATAGGTGATGTTCACGTGCAATTCAAGGTGCAATACTACCTCTACGCACTGGCCTTTGTGATTTTCGATATCGAAGTGATATTTTTGTATCCGTGGGCAGTAGCATTTAATGCAGTAGGTCTTTACGGCCTGATTGCAGCGACCATCTTCCTCCTGATGCTGTTTGCCGGTTTGCTCTACGAGTGGCGTAAAGGCGCCCTAGAGTGGGTGTAA
- a CDS encoding FHA domain-containing protein: protein MFFDIASISIGIILLLLRVAVVFLLYFFLWQVVQVIRRDLAQTSAAPPLASPYGQLVVTSSGQSGVAVGKVFPLNPVTVIGRSPHCDIVLNDSFLSSEHARLERRGGVWLLEDLNSTNGTFLNGFEVTGLTEVHPGDAIRVGRVELRLEQGAA from the coding sequence ATGTTTTTCGATATTGCCAGCATCTCGATTGGAATTATCCTGCTTTTACTGCGCGTGGCAGTTGTGTTTCTCCTCTACTTTTTTCTCTGGCAAGTGGTTCAGGTAATCCGGCGCGATCTCGCCCAAACATCGGCTGCCCCACCGCTCGCCAGCCCCTATGGACAACTGGTTGTCACCAGCTCTGGACAGAGCGGAGTCGCTGTCGGTAAGGTCTTTCCATTGAATCCGGTGACGGTGATTGGCCGTAGCCCGCATTGCGATATTGTCCTCAACGACTCATTCCTCTCCAGCGAACATGCCCGGCTGGAACGGCGGGGTGGGGTCTGGTTGCTCGAAGACCTCAATAGCACGAATGGAACCTTTCTCAACGGCTTTGAAGTGACCGGATTGACAGAGGTGCATCCCGGTGATGCGATTCGTGTTGGCCGGGTCGAGCTACGTCTGGAACAGGGAGCGGCCTGA
- a CDS encoding FhaA domain-containing protein, with translation MSALRRFEQFMEQMVEGSVARIFRSTIQPVEIARRLEKAMESNQTISVKRVIVPSSYRAFLNPQDFAIFQPVRQQIEQELATYLSELAAERNFTMLDHPRVVITEDPAVPRRSIQVEAEMRDNQSDQPTMTMIMQSDRAPGRSSGAFFLLQIGNAPQALPIATTTVTIGRGLDNDIILEDTRVSRKHAQLRYRQRRFWLTDLGSTNGTFVNGERISERALRDGDVVSLGGLELTFREG, from the coding sequence ATGTCTGCCCTACGCCGATTTGAACAGTTTATGGAGCAGATGGTCGAAGGATCGGTAGCGCGTATCTTTCGTAGTACGATTCAACCGGTCGAGATTGCGCGTCGGTTAGAGAAGGCGATGGAGAGCAACCAGACAATTAGTGTCAAGCGCGTGATTGTGCCGAGCAGCTACCGGGCCTTTTTGAATCCGCAAGACTTCGCGATCTTTCAACCGGTACGCCAGCAGATCGAGCAGGAACTGGCAACCTACCTGAGTGAGCTGGCCGCCGAACGCAATTTCACGATGCTCGATCATCCGCGGGTGGTGATCACGGAAGATCCGGCCGTCCCCCGGCGTTCGATCCAGGTCGAGGCCGAGATGCGCGACAATCAATCCGATCAGCCGACGATGACGATGATTATGCAAAGCGACCGCGCCCCCGGACGGTCATCAGGTGCTTTTTTTCTCTTGCAGATCGGCAATGCACCACAGGCGCTGCCCATTGCTACCACAACGGTTACTATCGGACGTGGCCTGGATAACGATATTATTCTGGAAGACACGCGAGTCTCACGAAAACACGCCCAACTGCGTTATCGCCAGCGTCGCTTCTGGCTGACCGACCTGGGGAGTACGAATGGTACCTTTGTGAATGGTGAACGGATCAGTGAACGGGCACTCCGTGATGGTGACGTGGTTTCGCTGGGTGGGCTGGAACTGACGTTTCGTGAGGGCTGA
- the tsaB gene encoding tRNA (adenosine(37)-N6)-threonylcarbamoyltransferase complex dimerization subunit type 1 TsaB, which yields MLLAIDTATALTGLALYDAHGPLAESVWESGRNHTAQLLPQIDALLRYIGATPADVTVLAVGLGPGSWSGLRVGLSLAKGMALAGDLPLIGIATLEALAYQYAPTPLPVYPLIRLGRDRYATAPFVAQDRLERLAPDRNLTLAELCADVSGRALFCGDLDAATIAALQRGLGERAVLPAPAARLRRPAYLAELAWQRHLARDYDDLATLEPRYLGEPVRTPAQHT from the coding sequence ATGTTGCTCGCTATCGACACCGCTACCGCACTGACCGGTCTTGCTCTCTATGATGCGCACGGCCCATTAGCCGAAAGCGTCTGGGAGTCGGGACGTAACCATACTGCGCAACTCTTGCCACAAATCGATGCGCTCCTGCGCTACATCGGTGCAACACCAGCCGACGTGACCGTGCTGGCGGTCGGATTGGGACCGGGGAGCTGGAGTGGTCTGCGGGTAGGGTTGAGTCTGGCGAAGGGGATGGCACTGGCCGGCGATCTGCCATTGATTGGGATTGCAACCCTTGAGGCGTTGGCGTACCAGTACGCGCCGACCCCATTGCCGGTCTATCCACTGATACGGCTGGGGCGTGATCGTTATGCGACGGCTCCTTTTGTGGCGCAGGATCGCCTTGAGCGCCTGGCGCCTGATCGTAATCTCACGCTCGCTGAACTCTGTGCCGACGTGAGTGGGCGTGCGCTCTTTTGTGGTGATCTCGATGCAGCGACGATAGCTGCCCTGCAACGCGGTTTGGGTGAGCGGGCTGTGTTGCCGGCACCGGCAGCCCGCTTGCGGCGCCCGGCGTATCTTGCCGAACTGGCCTGGCAGCGCCATCTTGCGCGTGATTACGATGATCTGGCTACGCTTGAACCCCGGTACCTCGGTGAGCCGGTGCGAACACCGGCACAACATACCTGA
- the tsaE gene encoding tRNA (adenosine(37)-N6)-threonylcarbamoyltransferase complex ATPase subunit type 1 TsaE codes for MTDQLLSAAQTPHDLDFISHSPTQTERIGARLGHLLRAGDLVLLSGQLGAGKTHLIKGIARGLGYDGLVTSPTFVLINEYRADAAHGRLPIYHVDLYRVRDVTELITIGLDELWLSEGICLIEWPERAATAMPAEHLHIVLSHVSETKRQIRLTPRGMRYRELLLRFKEETFG; via the coding sequence ATGACCGATCAACTGTTGTCGGCGGCCCAAACGCCGCATGATCTCGATTTTATCAGTCATAGTCCGACCCAGACTGAACGTATCGGCGCGCGCCTTGGTCACCTGCTGCGCGCCGGTGATTTGGTGTTGCTTTCAGGTCAACTCGGTGCCGGCAAAACCCATCTCATTAAAGGTATAGCTCGTGGCCTCGGCTACGACGGCCTGGTGACCAGCCCAACCTTTGTCTTGATCAATGAATATCGGGCCGATGCTGCCCATGGACGGCTACCGATCTATCACGTCGATCTCTACCGGGTGCGTGATGTGACCGAATTGATTACGATTGGTCTTGATGAACTCTGGTTGAGCGAAGGCATTTGCCTGATCGAATGGCCTGAACGGGCAGCGACGGCAATGCCGGCAGAACATTTACACATTGTGCTCAGCCATGTGAGCGAGACCAAGCGGCAGATACGGCTGACGCCCCGTGGGATGCGTTACCGTGAACTACTGCTTAGGTTTAAGGAGGAGACGTTCGGCTAA
- a CDS encoding metal ABC transporter substrate-binding protein, with product MRFIQQITVLLAGMLLMAACGQAPASQPTAVPATDNTSAQPMLVMASTSIVADVVRQVGGDRVQVETIVPIGADTHGFEPTPQDLARVSEARVIFTVGAGYEEFIDRLIASSGTQAEVVDLSANLALRALTEAEATGHAHEEEHTDEHGTEAAGAAGDTHADDHSNTQADAHGDEHGDEHADEHGAGSVDPHTWTDPANVKIWTDLIYTTLSRLDPDHAEAYATRATDYKRQLDDLDRWIADQFASIPAERRLLVSDHIIFGYMADKYGLRQLGAIIPGVSSSAAPSAQELAALQDLIADYGVTAIFVGNVANQQIAEQIARDTGVRIITVLTESLTDANGPGATYLDYMRFNVQAIVDGLRS from the coding sequence ATGCGTTTCATACAACAGATAACCGTTTTGCTCGCAGGTATGCTGCTGATGGCAGCATGTGGGCAAGCACCGGCGAGTCAGCCCACCGCAGTACCGGCGACGGACAACACCTCAGCGCAACCAATGCTGGTTATGGCCAGTACCAGTATCGTGGCCGATGTTGTGCGTCAGGTCGGTGGTGATCGGGTTCAGGTCGAGACGATTGTGCCGATTGGGGCCGACACCCACGGCTTTGAGCCGACACCTCAAGACCTGGCACGAGTGAGTGAAGCCAGGGTCATCTTCACGGTTGGTGCCGGCTATGAAGAGTTTATTGATCGTCTGATCGCGAGTTCAGGGACGCAAGCTGAAGTCGTCGATCTGTCGGCGAACCTTGCCCTGCGTGCATTGACGGAAGCGGAAGCTACCGGTCATGCCCACGAGGAAGAGCACACCGACGAACACGGAACAGAGGCAGCCGGTGCTGCCGGTGATACCCACGCCGACGATCACAGCAACACGCAGGCTGACGCCCACGGTGATGAGCATGGTGATGAACATGCCGACGAGCACGGGGCAGGGTCGGTTGACCCCCATACCTGGACGGATCCGGCTAACGTGAAAATCTGGACTGATCTGATCTATACCACGCTGAGCCGTCTCGATCCAGATCACGCTGAAGCATACGCTACCCGGGCAACCGATTACAAGCGTCAGCTCGATGATCTTGATCGCTGGATTGCCGATCAATTTGCCTCTATCCCGGCAGAACGGCGCTTACTCGTCTCTGACCACATTATCTTTGGCTATATGGCCGATAAGTACGGGTTACGCCAGTTGGGGGCAATTATTCCTGGGGTAAGTTCGAGTGCCGCCCCCTCGGCTCAGGAATTGGCAGCGTTGCAAGACCTGATTGCCGACTATGGCGTGACGGCCATCTTTGTTGGTAATGTTGCGAATCAGCAGATCGCCGAGCAGATCGCTCGCGATACCGGCGTGCGCATTATCACCGTGTTAACCGAGTCGCTGACCGATGCGAACGGGCCAGGCGCGACGTACCTCGACTACATGCGCTTTAATGTCCAGGCAATTGTTGATGGGTTGCGTAGTTAA
- a CDS encoding metal ABC transporter ATP-binding protein, whose protein sequence is MTASSVIAPTVADPVTTVPALDIRHLTVHYRQNEALHDVSVTINVGEQVAIVGPNGAGKSTLLKAIAGLQPITSGEIRYFGQERVAPNEIAYVPQRLQIDWRFPVSVSDVVLMGRVGRIGLFRRPSQHDRQLAQRALERVGLAAFANRQIGQLSGGQQQRVFLARALAQEARLLLMDEPLVGLDIPSQDEIFRTLATLRQEGVTVLTALHDLQQAARYFDRVMLLNRSLIACAPARAAFTAAHLVATYGGHLHLLQSGDGLLTVADSCCNPDPDGGL, encoded by the coding sequence ATGACAGCTTCATCAGTCATCGCACCGACAGTTGCCGATCCGGTAACGACGGTTCCCGCGTTAGATATTCGTCATCTCACCGTCCATTACCGGCAGAACGAGGCGCTACACGATGTCTCGGTGACTATCAATGTGGGTGAGCAAGTGGCAATTGTCGGGCCAAACGGTGCCGGTAAAAGTACCCTACTGAAAGCTATCGCCGGCCTTCAACCGATTACCAGCGGCGAGATTCGCTATTTCGGCCAAGAGCGGGTCGCGCCGAATGAGATTGCCTACGTGCCTCAGCGGTTGCAGATCGACTGGCGCTTTCCGGTTTCGGTCAGTGATGTGGTTTTAATGGGCCGGGTCGGTCGCATTGGTCTCTTCCGTCGTCCTTCTCAGCATGACCGGCAGCTTGCCCAACGAGCGTTAGAACGGGTTGGGCTGGCAGCGTTTGCCAATCGCCAGATCGGTCAGTTGTCAGGCGGTCAGCAACAGCGGGTGTTTCTGGCGCGAGCGTTGGCGCAAGAAGCACGCCTGTTATTAATGGATGAACCACTGGTTGGGCTGGATATTCCCTCGCAAGACGAGATCTTTCGCACCCTGGCTACGCTACGCCAGGAAGGCGTCACCGTCTTGACGGCGCTGCACGATCTGCAGCAGGCAGCGCGCTATTTTGATCGGGTGATGCTCCTCAATCGTAGCCTGATTGCGTGCGCACCGGCTCGCGCAGCCTTCACTGCTGCCCATCTGGTCGCTACCTATGGCGGGCATCTTCATCTCTTGCAGAGTGGTGATGGGCTGCTTACTGTCGCTGATAGTTGTTGTAATCCTGATCCGGATGGCGGTCTATGA
- a CDS encoding metal ABC transporter permease codes for MIDFFTAPLAYSFMQRGLLAALLVGVICAVVGVYVVLRGMAFLGDALAHTMLPGIAVGYLLNGADRGALFWWALGTALVSSFSIGAISRAARIREDTAIGIVFAAMFALGVALISTVRNSAVDLSHFLFGNILGVSEYDLWRIAVLGLIVIALIILFYKELMVVTFDPVLATTLRLPVRFFDLLLLALLAVSIVVAIQTVGVALTLAILVTPPATAAFLTHRMHTMMLVAALLAIVAGVVGLYASYYFSIASGAAIVLTSTAIFVLVWAGSRLSHRTA; via the coding sequence ATGATCGATTTTTTTACTGCCCCCCTGGCCTACTCATTTATGCAACGCGGCTTGCTGGCGGCGCTGCTGGTCGGGGTTATCTGTGCGGTGGTTGGCGTCTATGTCGTGCTGCGCGGCATGGCCTTCTTGGGTGATGCGCTGGCGCATACGATGTTGCCCGGCATTGCAGTCGGCTATCTCCTAAACGGTGCTGATCGTGGTGCACTCTTCTGGTGGGCACTGGGCACAGCACTGGTCAGTTCATTCTCAATTGGGGCAATTAGTCGCGCCGCCCGCATCCGTGAGGATACCGCCATTGGTATCGTCTTCGCCGCGATGTTTGCCCTGGGAGTGGCCTTGATCTCAACGGTACGCAATTCGGCTGTTGATCTATCACATTTTCTCTTCGGCAATATTCTCGGCGTTAGCGAGTATGATCTCTGGCGCATTGCCGTGTTGGGCCTGATCGTCATCGCGCTCATCATCCTCTTCTACAAGGAGTTGATGGTCGTTACGTTTGATCCGGTGCTGGCTACCACCCTGCGCTTGCCGGTTCGCTTCTTCGATCTGCTGTTGCTGGCGTTGCTGGCCGTGTCGATTGTGGTGGCGATTCAGACGGTTGGGGTGGCCTTAACCCTGGCGATTTTGGTCACACCGCCGGCAACGGCTGCCTTCTTGACCCATCGCATGCACACGATGATGCTGGTGGCAGCATTGCTGGCAATCGTCGCCGGGGTAGTCGGTCTTTACGCTTCCTATTACTTCAGCATTGCTTCCGGCGCGGCTATTGTACTTACCAGCACGGCCATCTTTGTACTGGTTTGGGCCGGTTCCCGCCTGTCTCACCGGACAGCCTGA